CCTCATCTCTGCCACACCCACCGATCCCGCTGCCCGACCCCAGCCCCGAGCCGGCCCCAGCACGAGCCGCCTGACCGCACAACCAGTCCAAATGGAGGGAACAGCGATGGCCGATACCAACAAGGGCGTGGTCTACACCGGACCGGGCAGCGTCGAAGTACAGGACCTCGACTATCCCAAGCTGGAGCTTCCCGAGCAGAACGGCCGGCAGCTGCAGCACGGCGCGATCCTGAAGGTCGTGGCCACCAACATCTGCGGCTCCGACCAGCACATGGTGCGCGGGCGGACCACCGCCCCCGAGGGCCAGACCCTC
The nucleotide sequence above comes from Actinomycetota bacterium. Encoded proteins:
- a CDS encoding alcohol dehydrogenase catalytic domain-containing protein; the protein is MADTNKGVVYTGPGSVEVQDLDYPKLELPEQNGRQLQHGAILKVVATNICGSDQHMVRGRTTAPEGQTLGHEITGEVAEVGRDVEFIKVGDLVSVPFNIACGRCRNCKERNTGV